A stretch of the Acanthopagrus latus isolate v.2019 chromosome 9, fAcaLat1.1, whole genome shotgun sequence genome encodes the following:
- the crygs2 gene encoding crystallin, gamma S2 — translation MGYQYVLTRGEYPEYQRWMGLNDRISSCKMIHFASGTLYKMQLYEKADFGGQVFEATEDCPSLLEKFRWKEVNSCKVFDGWWVFYEHPNYRGRQYFLEKGEYRKPGDWGAVSPTVQSFRRFTE, via the exons ATGGGCTACCAGTATGTCCTAACCAGGGGAGAGTACCCAGAGTACCAGCGCTGGATGGGCCTCAATGACCGCATCAGCTCCTGCAAGATGATCCACTTT GCCAGTGGGACACTGTACAAGATGCAGCTGTATGAGAAGGCAGACTTCGGGGGTCAGGTCTTCGAGGCCACAGAGGACTGTCCCTCACTTCTGGAGAAGTTCCGCTGGAAAGAGGTCAACTCCTGCAAAGTGTTTGATGGCTGGTGGGTTTTCTACGAGCACCCCAACTACCGTGGGCGCCAGTACTTCCTGGAGAAGGGTGAATACCGCAAGCCTGGTGACTGGGGTGCCGTCAGTCCTACAGTCCAGTCCTTCAGGCGCTTCACTGAATGA
- the tbccd1 gene encoding TBCC domain-containing protein 1, giving the protein MEADRVSIWPRMEPFLLGALQVAPPSKLSLHYLRKMASYVRTRDGCFPILGWPMWRHIACGKLQLPEDLAWLYFETFDLLIGHTPEERLEWAECLSQCSSKTELEQQRNKLSVDTLQFLLFLYVQQLNRVSLRTSLIGEEWPSHRTRSPSPSDREAKTSSQNKNWDDQAHLSFVQSHLAEILELLVEPGQLSQSGQALRDCQISLEAVRSLGLLLEGSACHGRAVQPIHRLLTKSPLQTQAGYSTLTHSFLLHKLLSCLQQSLTLNPFGITACLRSGKKLAWAQQVEGAMKRAKIARNTHMAPPGSKMVLMSQVFKQTLAKTSDKLTGANIKIHRCSDAFIYLLSPLRSVSVDKCRDSTVVLGPVETSVHIHSCQNVRVVCVAGRIAVGASSCCTIHALTPTRPLLLPGNTDITLGPFHTFYPSMEDHMASVGLAVVPSAWDQPLLLGTEGLTSSSPHTSSNPDSVCYRLLSPAEFHTLIVPFQMEGDTCEVPGGLPPPYQAALDEKQRRIQKWQRTVMEARLNKEQKQQFKELVEVKFHEWLLETGHRQELDSLIPPTIASLKDSNGPEMDTTQVTDAKHVRTGRAVGQSPMAC; this is encoded by the exons ATGGAGGCAGACAGGGTGAGCATATGGCCACGCATGGAACCCTTCTTACTGGGTGCCCTGCAG GTGGCTCCACCCTCCAAACTCAGCCTGCACTACCTTCGCAAGATGGCGAGCTACGTGCGAACACGGGACGGCTGCTTCCCTATTTTGGGCTGGCCCATGTGGAGGCACATTGCTTGTGGAAAGCTCCAGCTTCCAGAAGACCTCGCATGGCTCTACTTTGAGACTTTTGACCTACTTATTGGCCATACTCCAGAGGAGAGGCTGGAGTGGGCAGAGTGTCTTTCCCAGTGCTCCTCCAAAACTGAGCTTGAACAACAAAGgaacaag TTGTCTGTGGACACACTGcagttcctcctcttcctttatGTCCAGCAGCTAAACCGCGTGTCTCTGCGTACCTCTCTGATTGGTGAAGAGTGGCCCAGTCATCGTACTCGTTCCCCCTCTCCATCAGACCGAGAGGCCAAGACAAGCTCTCAGAATAAG AACTGGGATGACCAGGCCCACCTTTCATTTGTACAAAGTCACCTAGCTGAGAttctggagctgctggtggaacCAGGTCAGCTGTCACAGTCTGGTCAGGCCCTTAGAGATTGCCAG ATATCCCTGGAGGCTGTGCGCAGCTTGGGCCTGCTCCTAGAGGGCTCAGCTTGTCATGGCAGAGCTGTCCAACCCATCCACAGGCTGCTGACCAAAAGTCCACTGCAGACACAAGCTGGCTATtccacactcactcactcgTTTCTCCTGCACAAGCTACTGTCTTGCCTCCAGCAGAGCCTCACACTCAACCCCTTTGGGATAACTGCCTGCCTGCGCTCAGGCAAGAAGCTAGCCTGGGCTCAACAAG TAGAGGGGGCCATGAAGAGAGCCAAAATAGCCCGAAACACCCACATGGCTCCACCAGGCAGTAAGATGGTGCTGATGTCACAAGTGTTCAAACAGACCCTGGCTAAAACCTCAGACAAGCTGACTGGTGCCAACATCAAAATCCACAGATGCTCGGATGCCTTCATTTACCTTCTGTCACCTCTCAG ATCAGTCAGTGTGGACAAATGCCGGGACAGCACTGTGGTTTTAGGTCCTGTTGAGACCAGCGTCCACATCCACAGCTGTCAGAATGTGCGGGTGGTGTGTGTGGCTGGCAGGATTGCTGTCggagcctcctcctgctgcactATTCACGCCTTGACGCCCACCCGCCCCTTGCTCCTACCTGGAAACACAGACATTACATTGGGGCCTTTCCACACTTTTTATCCCTCCATGGAGGATCATATGGCCAGTGTTGGGCTGGCAGTAGTCCCCAGTGCCTGGGATCAACCCTTGCTTCTGGGGACCGAGGGCCTCACCAGCAGTTCTCCCCACACATCGTCGAACCCAGACTCTGTCTGCTACCGCCTGCTGTCCCCGGCTGAGTTTCACACACTGATTGTGCCTTTCCAGATGGAGGGTGACACATGTGAGGTGCCTGGGGGATTACCTCCTCCATATCAGGCAGCACTCGatgaaaagcagaggaggaTACAAAAGTGGCAGAGGACTGTGATGGAGGCCCGGCTAAACAA GGAGCAAAAGCAGCAGTTTAAAGAGTTGGTGGAGGTCAAATTCCATGAGTGGCTTCTGGAAACAGGGCACAGGCAGGAACTTGACAGCCTTATTCCACCCACGATAGCCTCCTTAAAGGACTCCAATGGGCCTGAGATGGACACGACCCAAGTTACTGATGCCAAACATGTGAGGACTGGGCGGGCAGTTGGACAGTCACCTATGGCTTGTTGA